Below is a window of Staphylococcus succinus DNA.
TTAATCTTTCAGTGTTAGGACTTTTATTAGGCGCACCAAATACGTACATGTTGATTACGCCAGCAACAACTTGGTAAATCATTACGATAACATAACCTATAATTGCCCAAAGAATAACATACCGTTTTTTCTCTTTGGGTTGTTGTTCTAAACGTGTAGGATTAGCTATGAAATTATTTATAATAATAATGATAACTGCTGCAATAATAAATAATGCTACTTGCGCGTAAATATTAGCAAAGAGAAGCTCTTTGCCAGTAAAATTGTTAAATAAACCTGCCATTTGTATGAAAGCAACACCAAATTGTGCAAGTCCGTAAATAATTAATGTCAAAATGGACACCCATATACGAGACATAATGAACCTCCAAAAATTAGATTATAATTTATTTTATCGTAAAACTGCTCGGTACACAAAATTTAGTTCAATAGTTTTAACTTGAAATATTGACCAAATTTGATTATTATAGAAAGTAGATTAGCACTCACAATCTTTAAGTGCTAAAAGATTTACTATTTTAAGGAGGAACATTCAATGTTAAAGCCATTAGGTAGTCGAGTAGTTATTCAGAAAACAGAACAAGAGCAAACAACAAAAAGTGGTATCGTTTTAACGGATAGCGCTAAAGAAAAATCTAACGAAGGTACTATAATTGCAGTAGGTGCAGGTCGTACTCTAGAAGATGGTTCTCGAATTGCTCCTGAAGTAAAAGAAGGCGACAAAGTAGTATTCCAACAGTTTGCTGGTACAGA
It encodes the following:
- the groES gene encoding co-chaperone GroES, whose product is MLKPLGSRVVIQKTEQEQTTKSGIVLTDSAKEKSNEGTIIAVGAGRTLEDGSRIAPEVKEGDKVVFQQFAGTEVKRGDETYLIVNDDDILAVIEA